GTTCCTGGTGCTTCACTGCAGCTTGGGCCACAGATGTGACTGCAGTCTCTCCAGGTGGGGGGATGAGGGCAGCTCCTGTCACTCGGCCTTCATGACACAGGAAGTTGAAAGTGGCACAAGCATTAGGCTGCAAAGAGAAATCCAGCATCAGCTGGACAGaagctgggcctgggctcccctcAGCGTCCCCAAGTCCCTGAACTGACCGTGTCCTGCACTTCCACAGCGATGCCCCGCTGTCTCATGGCTCTCAGCACGTGGGACTGCAGCCGCTCAGTCCGGTCTCCGGTGCCCACCACAACAATCTCTAGGGAAGCATGGGCAAGTCTACAGCTAGGCCTGCagacaggctggggtggggctgacTTTCAGAGGCTCGGAGCACCTCGGCCCTTTCCCCCTCCATACCTATTCGGGGCTCCAGCATCCAGAAAAGAGAGAAGCTTTCTTCTGTGATGTCCTGGTGAGATCCTACCTGTGGGGGAGGAGGCGGGGTCAAAGCTACAAGTTCACAAAGCTTTCCCCATAACCCTGCCCAACAAAGAGGCCACGGAAAGCCCAACTACCCAGGACCGCAATCTGGGACAAGCCTAGGGCTCCGGCCCTGAGGTCCCCGACTGCAGCAAGCACTCACGTTCCACTGCAGCACGGAGCGCGGGAGCAGCGCGCAGGGCCCGAACACGCGGCTTCCGCTGACCACGAAGCCGCGGCTGCTGTAGCTGTCGATGTACATGGTGTGCGGGGCCTCGCGCTGCAGCAGAGAGATGCGCGTCCGCTGATACAGCTCATCGTCGGCGGGCGTGAGTCGGTGCCCTCGCCGTGGGGCCCTGCGAAGTAGAGTCGGAGTCTAGGGGACAGGCGGTGCGGAGCCGCGTGGGGGCAGGGCAGTCGGGGACGCCGGGACCGGACTCACCACAGCAGCTCTGCGAGGGGACGCCGGAGGACGGGCTCCGCTCGGTACAGGCCGCGAAGCACGGAGGCTGCGGCCATTGCAACCCGTGCGCAAGGTCAGCGGCGTCAAGGCGGAGCCAAGAGCTCGCACAGCGCCCCCGCCGGCCCGGAGGGGAGCGCGCGGCTCGGCCGGCGCTGCGCTGGAGCATTAAGGAGCCGGCGCCTGGCACCTGTCCCGGGAGGCTGCGTCCCCAGCACGGCTCCGGTGTCTGCACCTGCTGCCCGCTCCTCCCTGAACCCCCTCAGGCCGCCCTGGGGGAACCCGACgcctgggggcggggccggccTCAGGGCACTGCCTGGGTCCCGGCTGCGGCCCGGGCCCCGCTTCGCAGCCATGACGCAGGGTCCCGGGCCTGGGGCGGGGCGGCAGCGCACCTGGCCGAGCCCGCACACCTGGCCGGGGCGCGGCGCCAGTCTCCAAGCTCCTAATCCCCGTTTGGGGGAGTCAGCTTGCGAGGGCGGGGCGAGCGGCTCGGATTTCCCCGCTCTCCTCAGAACGACGCCCCTTCTCAACCGTCACCCGCGCGACCGTTGGCGTCGCTGCCGCGCCTCACGCGGGGCGTGGCCGTGCGTGGATTGGCTTTTCGAGAGCGTGAGGGGGCGTGGCCGGGTGGCTTTTCCTTAAAATGGCTCGGGTCTGCGGTGAGAGCAAACGGAAGGGGACGCCGTGATAGGGTGGTTTTACCTGCTTATGTCGGAGTGACGGGCCCGACCGCGACCAGACACTGAACTAGACAGCGGCGGAAGCAGCGCTCTATCTTGGCCCACTCTGCTCGCGTCCCCAGAATCCCCCCGGCCCCCCGCTTGAGCCGAGTCAGAGGGCCTACTGGCGAGAGTCGCAGGCGCCTACGCGGGGTTCGGGGACCTCCGCGCACCCACAGTGTCGGGGCCTCAGGGGAACGCTGCCGCGTCTGCTATCCGCAGGgcagggcgggcgggcgggcgggaggCAGGCTCGGTACAGATGAGGGCGGTCGCAATGGATTCCTCGAGGTCTTGTCGCCGCCTTGCTAGCCCATTGCGGCCCTAAAAGCTCCGGGCGCTGGTAGCGTCACCGGACACAGGGCCCCGGTGCGGGGTGTCGCCGCGGGTTTTACTTCCTCCCTGGCTTCACGGGAGTGCTTCCTTCTTAGCTGATCCCGAAGCTTGCCCCGACACTGTCACCTCACCAGTGGCTCTGGCTGAATGGGACCAACAGGACTAATCCTACCCTGCAAATGTAATCCGAATCGGGACTCGGTCCCAGGGGAGGAGGCTCCCATCACCCGTCCTATTTGGGGGCCCAGGTGAGCTCCTCATTCCCACTAGACTTGGTTTCACCGCCTACTCGTAGGTCTGCCTCCTTGGACTGGAAATGGGGGAGTTCTATTCTGGCCCCAGGGCATGGGACACCCCCCACGGCTGGACAGCGGGCAACGGAATCCCAAAAGCAGCTGTTGTCTCCAGAGCATTCCAGCTGCGCTTGGATTTCGTTCCCTGCTCTCCTGCCTGAGCAGCGTTCTGGTCCAGATAGGGTGGGCGAGCCCCTGACCTCAGACTTACTTCATTGGGTCGTTCTGGTCTCCGTCTCTCTCAGGTGCGCCCTCAGCCTGGAAGTGATAGGCGTAGAAGTCGGAATAACTGGGCGGTGGCCGTGTGTGGAACCCGACATGGCATTGGTGAGGGAGGGCAGATTTAGGGCTTCCGGGTAGGGTTGCAATGGCGGTGAGTCCCACAGGGCCACCCCAGCCAGCAGCTCGCTAAAGATAGCCCTTCACTTCCTGGGGAAAAACCACCCTAACCGTCTTCGTGTGTGCGGAGAATAGCTGAAATCCCCAGCTGGGTCTCCAGCCCCAACCCTGATAACGGCTGTCCCGGGGGCGCCCGCCTGCGGCATGGAAAGTGCTTTGGAATGACACGATCACTCCCGTTGAGTGGGCACCCAAGAAGCCATCGGGAATGTCGTGTCCGCGCAGTGCTCTTTCGGCGCCTCCCAGGAGGTCCTTGAAGCCCTGGCCCAGAGAGGAGCCTTGCAAAGCTTTTCCTGTCCCTCGGGTCCCCTACTGAGTTCTGGGTACTCTCACTACTCCAGGGCAAAGATTATGGTTTTCCCACTACTCTGTGGTGCGTCTGTTTcgatttcattaaagagaaaaggGATTTAAGTTATACTGAAGTGGAAACATTCAGATCCCATCATGGAATAGGAGTTTTCTCTCCAGCAGAGGAgtagggtgctccagctgagcctaaATCAGGAAGCTGGAGGATCCCTGTTAAAGTACACCAGGGTAAAGGAGAATGCTTTCAAACCTAGCAATTCTGGAAGCCATCAGGATGGTTCTAATTCCCCAAGACTCAAGAGGAGCCCTGGCCCGATGCTTGATTAGTTAAAGTGTCCTCCGAATACGAAAAGGTTGTGGGctccatctctggtcagggcacatacaggaacagatccgtGTTTCcgtctcattctctccctctaaaatcacttttttttttacagggacaaagtcagagagagggatagatagggacagacaagacaggagcagagagaaatgagaagcatcaatcatcagtttttcactgggacaccttagttgttcactgattgctttctcatatgtgccttgaccatggggctacagtagaccgaataaccccttgctcgagccagcgaccttgggtccaagctggtgagctttgctcaaaccagatgagcccacgctcaagctggcgacctcggggtctcgaacctgagtccttccgcatcccagtcggatcctctatccactgcgccaccgcctggtcaggctaaaatcactatatttttaaaaagtcaacaggAGAAAACCAGTCAATTCTATCAGTGGGCATTTATTAGGAATAAAGACGACCCATATCTCAAAGGAAAAATGCTTGCAAAAAcctgaaattggccctggccagatagctccgttggttagagcactatCCAGAAAcatagaggttgccggttggacCCCCGATCAGGGGATCTTACAAAtagatgtccctgtctctctctccctccccctctctaaaaacctataaaatagcctgacctgtggtggtgcagtggataaagcgtcaacctggaaacgctgaggttgccggttcaaaaccctgggcttgcctggtcaaggcacatatgggagttgatgctttctgctcctcccctcccttctctctctctcctctctataacgaataaataaaatattttttaaaaaaataaaaacctataaaataaacattttttaaaaaattacctgaaATCGCAGTAcacaagtttttaaaatgatatattttaaaagtaggtcGTGAAGGTAGCATTAATGTGAGCTGCCCTATTTCCGCGACAATTCGTTTGAAACTTTTAACATTCTGTTCATGCGTAAAATGAAGGGACTTAATGTTATCACAAATACAGAGAAGACTTTCATGAGAGAAAGAACCCTCACCAGGTCGCAAAGACATTTTTCCCGGTTGCTACCGCGGTTGACGGCGAAAGAACCCTAGAGAACCACAATATTTCGGACCCGGGACCAAGAGGGCAGGTGGGCCAAGCTGGGGCCATCGGTCGAAAGTGGACTCAACAGATCCCCTCAATTGTACCAGCCCACTCAGGGACCGGAACCCCGCCAGGTTAGTCGTTCTTCCGGAAGTTCGACCTTCCAAAATGTTGCTTCCGGTTCCGCTCACTCCTTCCGGTCGCCATGGCGACGGGGCGCCTTAGGGTGGAGGAGACTCTGGAGGCCCTCAATGCAGCCCTGGGACCTGGAGGCCCTGTGTGGTTCAAAGAGACGCGTGCCCGCCACCTGCGTGTCCGAGACTTCCTAGCGCCCCGGCGCGCGCTACAAGCACGCTTCGGGGACGCACAGGTGGGCCCCGGCCGGACGGGGACGGACGGTTGGGGTCAGCTAGGAGCGCCGCGGCCGCTCACCGGCCTGTGTCCCCACAGGTGCCCGAACGTGTGGTCCATGCTGTGGCCGGCCTGCAAGGCCCCGGCGTGGCCCCTGTGCTGCGCTGTGCGCCAACCCCCGCGGGCCTGGCGCTCCAGCTCCAGCGGCCCGCCGTCTTCGAGTGCGTGCTCGGCGCCGTGGCCGCCTACGCCGCGCCCGCCGCGCCGGCCACGGGGGGTCCTCGCGTCCTCCTGCACTGCCCGTCGCTTCGCGCGGAACTCTGCGCGCTCCGCCTGAGCCAGCTCCGGGCCGTGCTCGTGGCCGATCACCTGGCGCGAGCCTTGCACGTTCGCGGGTGAGCGGGCGCGCGGAGCCAGGGGGAAGGCTCGGCCGGCCCTTGGCGACTGGCCGCTCCAGGTGAGCCCGGCTAGGTGGTTAGGCTGAACCGACTGCCTTCCCTTTCCAGAGTGAGTGTGAACCTAGTGCCCGCTGTGCAGGACCCGCACATGTCGACTTTCCTGCAGCAACTGCGTGTGGACTGGCCCGCTACCTCGGAGCGAATCCCCACCGAAGCCCTGAGATGCCGCGCCCTGGCAGAGTTGACCTCTGCTGGCGACCAGGGGGTCCTGCCCCCCGACGTCCTGGGCAGTGTGTGCCTGAAGGAGCTGGTAAAAGGCCGGGGACGCACAGCTGGCTACGACCCCAATCTGGACAGCTGTCTGGGTAGGACCTGGAGCCTAGCGAGGccagaaagaagagggggggCCCTGTAGTCGGGCTAGTTCCAGTGCCTGTATTCCCAATGCAGTGACTGAGGACCTGCTCTCTACGCTGGCTGAACTGCAGGCAGCTGCACAGCACTGGCCTGAGGACGGCTCCCAAGACCTGGTTGGTGACAGACTTCTCATCCTATAGGCCTTGGGCAAACGAGATGTCTGAGTCCCCGAAATGACCGTCCTCATCCCTTGTAGGCTGCAGCCCCAAATGCTGCCACAGAAAGCTGCATGGTAGTACACGTGGTGAGCTATGAGGAGGAATTCCAGCAGCAGAAGTTGGACCTGCTTTGGTGGAAGTTGGATGACCGGGCTCCTCTCAGGCAGGTGGGTCAGTGATCATGGAGCCCCTCACCAACCTCGGGAGGCCCTTGAAAAGCCGTTAGGGGGCCTGCTAGCTTGCTGGTTCAGAAGGGGACACTTGACCTTGGGGGAGACATTAGGCTTGGTGAGTGGGCACATGCAGCAGGTGCAGTCCTGGGAGAAGATGGGGTCTGGAGACACGCCTTGCTATTCTGAGGGGCAGGGCTTGAGAGGGAGGCACTAAGCTTGGTGGTAAAAGGTTGAAAGAGCACCAGATTTCAGTTCCTTGCAGGTTTTATTGCTGGAGGGTGTCACCAGCTAGCTGAGCCCCTGCTATCTTTCCGACAGAAGCACCTCGTGTGTGGCCCGGTGAAAGCAGCTGGTGTGCCCAGCACACTGACTGCCCCCGAGTACTACGAGTGAGTGAGACTGGAAGACCACCAAACCAGGGTCACCAAGATGGAGACTCTGCCCATTGGccctcttgcttttctcaaaATGCAGGCTCCGGCACGCCCAGGTGTGCAAGGCTTCAGCGCTGAAGCACAGCAAGGACCTGGCACAAGGTGCGCCCGGGAGACTGGCTGTGTTttgaggcagaggcaggggcaaGTCATTTGTGCCCTTGCCCCTGGTCCTTTGCGTGCAGGACTGATCTGTACTCCCGCAGACCCAGCCTGGACAGAAACCTTCAGGGTTCTCTCTGCGGCGACGATCAAGTTTGAGATGCTCAGCAAGGCCCCGCAGAGTCAGGTGATCCAGGGTGTCCTACAGGACCGGGGGGGGACACGCTGTGTGTGGTGGCTACcctccctctctgtatctctgccATCCTCAGCTCTTCCTGGCCCTAGCTGACAGCTTCTCCACAAAGGGCACCAAGAGTGGAACCTTTGTCATGTATAATTGCGCTCGTCTTGCCACACTCTTTGAGGGTTACAAGCGTAGCGTGGAACAAGGTCTGTACCCCACTTTCCCACCTGTGTGCAGTCTGGATTTCTCACTGCTCCGTGAAGAGGTGAGTGCCCCTCCCAGCAGCTGCGCCCACAGGAGGCTCCAGCTTGCCCTCCCAGCAGCTTTCTCCCCACAGGGTGAGTGGTTGCTGATCTTCAACAGCGTCCTCCCCTTCCCAGAGCTACTGAGCCAGACTGCAGCGCTGGACGGCACTGCCCCGGGGTTGCACGTCCCCGCCCGCACAGAGATGGTAAGACAGAGCAGACCGTGACACTGAACACACTTTATTCTGGTTTGGGGAACAAGAGCAGAGACAGGCCAACCACTCCATCTCTGTCCCTAGTTATGCAAGTTCCTGGTACAGCTCAGCATGGACTTCAGCTCCTACTACAACCGGGTACACATCCTAGCGGTAAGCACACAGCAAAGGGGGTGTGCGGGAGGTGCAGGGGAAGGAGGCACAGGATGAGGTCAGGAGgcccctctgtccctccaggAGCCTCGACCACACCTGTTTGGTCAAATGTTCGCCCGTCTGCAGCTTCTACGGGCTGTGCGTGAAGTGCTGCACACGGGCCTGGCCATGCTGGGTCTCCCCCCACTAACCTACATCTAAGGCCACAGAGGTTCCAGTACTGGGAATGTTCACTAAGTCATCAACTGAAAACAAGAACTCCACAGACTTTGTTAGAGACCTAGAGCTAAAATAAACTATTACAAAGCTTTCTGGTGTCGTGGGCTGTGGGCATATTCTGGGTCTGCCCTGGCAGCACTCCACTCACCTCCAGTGCCTGCCTCTGAGGTCAGGACCCCACggctgctgctcctccccccaggCACACTGGGCGTGGCCAGAGCCAACCACTCCTCCTCCACTATCTGAGGGCAGGCCcctcacccagcatgcccagcatgCGGGCTACTGCAGGGGCAGGAC
This window of the Saccopteryx bilineata isolate mSacBil1 chromosome 10, mSacBil1_pri_phased_curated, whole genome shotgun sequence genome carries:
- the DALRD3 gene encoding DALR anticodon-binding domain-containing protein 3 isoform X1, translating into MATGRLRVEETLEALNAALGPGGPVWFKETRARHLRVRDFLAPRRALQARFGDAQVPERVVHAVAGLQGPGVAPVLRCAPTPAGLALQLQRPAVFECVLGAVAAYAAPAAPATGGPRVLLHCPSLRAELCALRLSQLRAVLVADHLARALHVRGVSVNLVPAVQDPHMSTFLQQLRVDWPATSERIPTEALRCRALAELTSAGDQGVLPPDVLGSVCLKELVKGRGRTAGYDPNLDSCLVTEDLLSTLAELQAAAQHWPEDGSQDLAAAPNAATESCMVVHVVSYEEEFQQQKLDLLWWKLDDRAPLRQKHLVCGPVKAAGVPSTLTAPEYYELRHAQVCKASALKHSKDLAQDPAWTETFRVLSAATIKFEMLSKAPQSQLFLALADSFSTKGTKSGTFVMYNCARLATLFEGYKRSVEQGLYPTFPPVCSLDFSLLREEVSAPPSSCAHRRLQLALPAAFSPQGEWLLIFNSVLPFPELLSQTAALDGTAPGLHVPARTEMLCKFLVQLSMDFSSYYNRVHILAEPRPHLFGQMFARLQLLRAVREVLHTGLAMLGLPPLTYI
- the DALRD3 gene encoding DALR anticodon-binding domain-containing protein 3 isoform X2 codes for the protein MATGRLRVEETLEALNAALGPGGPVWFKETRARHLRVRDFLAPRRALQARFGDAQVPERVVHAVAGLQGPGVAPVLRCAPTPAGLALQLQRPAVFECVLGAVAAYAAPAAPATGGPRVLLHCPSLRAELCALRLSQLRAVLVADHLARALHVRGVSVNLVPAVQDPHMSTFLQQLRVDWPATSERIPTEALRCRALAELTSAGDQGVLPPDVLGSVCLKELVKGRGRTAGYDPNLDSCLVTEDLLSTLAELQAAAQHWPEDGSQDLAAAPNAATESCMVVHVVSYEEEFQQQKLDLLWWKLDDRAPLRQKHLVCGPVKAAGVPSTLTAPEYYELRHAQVCKASALKHSKDLAQDPAWTETFRVLSAATIKFEMLSKAPQSQLFLALADSFSTKGTKSGTFVMYNCARLATLFEGYKRSVEQGLYPTFPPVCSLDFSLLREEVSAPPSSCAHRRLQLALPAAFSPQGEWLLIFNSVLPFPELLSQTAALDGTAPGLHVPARTEMLCKFLVQLSMDFSSYYNRVHILALLRAVREVLHTGLAMLGLPPLTYI
- the DALRD3 gene encoding DALR anticodon-binding domain-containing protein 3 isoform X3; protein product: MATGRLRVEETLEALNAALGPGGPVWFKETRARHLRVRDFLAPRRALQARFGDAQVPERVVHAVAGLQGPGVAPVLRCAPTPAGLALQLQRPAVFECVLGAVAAYAAPAAPATGGPRVLLHCPSLRAELCALRLSQLRAVLVADHLARALHVRGVSVNLVPAVQDPHMSTFLQQLRVDWPATSERIPTEALRCRALAELTSAGDQGVLPPDVLGSVCLKELVKGRGRTAGYDPNLDSCLVTEDLLSTLAELQAAAQHWPEDGSQDLAAAPNAATESCMVVHVVSYEEEFQQQKLDLLWWKLDDRAPLRQKHLVCGPVKAAGVPSTLTAPEYYELRHAQVCKASALKHSKDLAQDPAWTETFRVLSAATIKFEMLSKAPQSQLFLALADSFSTKGTKSGTFVMYNCARLATLFEGYKRSVEQGLYPTFPPVCSLDFSLLREEGEWLLIFNSVLPFPELLSQTAALDGTAPGLHVPARTEMLCKFLVQLSMDFSSYYNRVHILAEPRPHLFGQMFARLQLLRAVREVLHTGLAMLGLPPLTYI
- the NDUFAF3 gene encoding NADH dehydrogenase [ubiquinone] 1 alpha subcomplex assembly factor 3; protein product: MAAASVLRGLYRAEPVLRRPLAELLWAPRRGHRLTPADDELYQRTRISLLQREAPHTMYIDSYSSRGFVVSGSRVFGPCALLPRSVLQWNVGSHQDITEESFSLFWMLEPRIEIVVVGTGDRTERLQSHVLRAMRQRGIAVEVQDTPNACATFNFLCHEGRVTGAALIPPPGETAVTSVAQAAVKHQELT